The genomic region TGCCGCAGGATGAGTAGGCTTTGTCTGCGACGACGGCACCGTGCCTGGTGCGGGGGCGGCCGACGGGCAGACGGTTGCGTACCCTCTCGGGCACGGGGACGAATTGCGGGCCGTCCGCGGCCTTCCCGGCGGTCAGGACAAACGTGAGCGGACGACACTTGCGGTCCGCGGCGAGGTGGACCTTGCTGGTAAGTCCGCGGCCGCCGATCGCGCGAAGGCTGAGCATGTAGCGCGGCGCCAGGAGGAGGAGTCTGGCGTCGAGTCCAGCGAACGTCTCGGCCGTCGCAGATGGGGTATCGAACGCACCATGTCCTGGCTCACGGCTACCGTCGGCTCAACCACCGCCACGAACGCAATCCCCGCAACTACCTGGCCTTCCTCAGCCTCGCAGCCGCCCTCTGCTGCTACAAACGACTCGTCCGCCTCACCACATAGGACATGGTCTAAGTAGCCGTTGCTCTATCGATCAAGGTGGTCGTGAGTTCGAGTGTGGTTGCCCGGCCGGGTGATCTTCGGCCGGTCTGGGCATGAAGGCAGGGCCTCCCGAACAGCTCGTGGGTGTCGAATCCATCCGAGCGTCAGGAGACCCTGGTGCCGCAGTCTTTCGTGCTGTCCCCCGCGTCGTCCAACTCGCCTTCCCGGTCGTGTGACTGCCTCGCCCACATGTACGGGAACGCGAGCGATCGTCCGAGCCGGGAGCCCCGATATCCGTCGGACATGACGGACGCGGAATGGGCCGAGGTCCGTGCCGCACTTCCGGTGCCGGGCTGGCTGGAGGGCCGCGGCGGACAGCCGGAGGGCTATTGCCACCGGCAGATGGTCGACGCGGTCCGCTACCTGGTCGCGGGCGGCGTCACCTGGCGGGCGATGCCCGCGGACTTCCCCGCGTGGGACCGCGTCTACGCCTTCTTCCGACGCTGGCGCGACAAAGGCCTGACGGCCGAGTTCCACGACCGGCTCCGCGACCGGATCCGTGAAGCGGCCGGCCGCGACCTGGAACCGACGGCGGGCATCATCGACGCCCAGTCGGTGAAAGGCGCCGCATCGATGCCGGCCGCGACCAGGGGCTTCGACGGCGGCAAGAAGGTCAACGGCCGCAAGCGCCACATCGTGGTGGACACCCTCGGTCTGCTGCTGACCGTCGTGGTCACGGCGGCATCCGTCACTGACCGGGACGCGGGACAGACACTGCTGGCCCGGCTGCGCGAGCGGCACTGGCGCATCACGCTGGTCTGGGCCGACGGCGGCTACACCGGCCAACTCGTCGACCTCGCCCGCAACGTGCTGCGGATCGCGCTGACGGTGGTCAAACGCAGCGACGACACCACAGGCTTCGTCGTCCTGCCGAAAAGATGGCTGGTGGAGC from Streptomyces sp. NBC_00190 harbors:
- a CDS encoding IS5 family transposase, whose protein sequence is MTDAEWAEVRAALPVPGWLEGRGGQPEGYCHRQMVDAVRYLVAGGVTWRAMPADFPAWDRVYAFFRRWRDKGLTAEFHDRLRDRIREAAGRDLEPTAGIIDAQSVKGAASMPAATRGFDGGKKVNGRKRHIVVDTLGLLLTVVVTAASVTDRDAGQTLLARLRERHWRITLVWADGGYTGQLVDLARNVLRIALTVVKRSDDTTGFVVLPKRWLVERTFAWLMRSRRLARDYEARTDSAEAMILWSMSMLMSRRLARRRH